The following are from one region of the Ptychodera flava strain L36383 chromosome 15, AS_Pfla_20210202, whole genome shotgun sequence genome:
- the LOC139151071 gene encoding 7-dehydrocholesterol reductase-like isoform X1 codes for MHKAIVDVYLVSSQYHRRETDMSVAKARSAIRSREAQDTPAVNGQSEVAGKRSGKAGEWGRAWEVDLFTSLGVIGLMILFPVMVFYFFVSCEKYQCALSGPILDIYSGKGVYDMWQMLPKATWSAWKVGLIWLTYQVVQYFVPDILHYILPSYKGGVQLGAVTPAGNQMLYLVNGLQVWVVTHILFFANAFYFKLFSPAIVFDNWGGLLWVANTVGYSLAAFAYVKAHFFPTSREDCKFSGNVFYDYMMGVELNPRIGKWFDFKLFFNGRPGIVAWTIINLSFAFKQYELYGYVTNSMILVNFLQAIYVVDYFWNETWYLNTIDICHEHFGWYLGWGDSVGLPYLYTLQGLYLVYNPVSLSYLHCAIVLTLGLSGYYIFRDVNHQKDYFRRNDGNCIIWGKKPEYIQCSYTSSDGKQRQSKLLVSGWWGVTRHMNYTGDLMGSLAYCLATGFEHLLPYFYIIHMVTLLVHRCLRDEHRCKCKYGKDWDVYTARVPYRLIPGVF; via the exons ATGCACAAGGCAATCGTCGACGTGTATTTGGTGTCATCACAATACCACAGAAGAGAAACCG ACATGTCCGTGGCAAAGGCGAGGAGCGCCATCCGCTCGCGGGAGGCCCAAGACACGCCAGCGGTGAACGGCCAGAGTGAAGTGGCGGGAAAACGCAGCGGGAAAGCCGGGGAGTGGGGAAGAGCTTG GGAAGTTGACCTGTTCACCTCCTTGGGCGTCATAGGCTTGATGATACTTTTCCCTGTGATGGTATTCTACTTCTTCGTGTCGTGTGAGAAGTATCAGTGCGCCCTCAGCGGGCCAATTCTGGACATCTACAGCGGCAAGGGCGTGTACGATATGTGGCAAATGCTTCCAAAGGCCACATGGAGTGCTTGGAAAGTTGGCCTCATCTGGCTCACGTACCAG GTTGTACAGTATTTCGTCCCAGACATTTTACACTACATTTTACCAAGCTACAAAGGTGGTGTTCAACTCGGTGCGGTAACGCCAGCGGGAAACCAAATGTTGTACCTGGTCAACGGTCTTCAGGTCTGGGTCGTCACACACATCCTCTTCTTTGCCAATGCCTTCTATTTCAAGCTGTTCTCGCCGGCCATCGTCTTCGACAACTGGGGCGGTCTGCTTTGGGTTGCTAACACCGTCGGCTACTCCCTTGCCGCGTTCGCTTACGTAAAGGCGCACTTCTTTCCGACCAGCAGAGAAGACTGCAAATTCAGCGGCAATGTTTTTTATGACTATATGATGGGCGTGGAGCTGAATCCAAGGATAGGCAAGTGGTTTGACTTTAAGCTGTTCTTCAACGGCCGGCCAGGCATTGTTGCCTGGACCATCATCAACTTGTCCTTCGCCTTTAAGCAGTACGAACTGTATGGCTACGTGACCAACTCCATGATCTTGGTGAACTTCCTCCAGGCAATCTACGTGGTTGACTACTTTTGGAACGAAACTTGGTACCTAAACACCATCGACATCTGCCATGAACACTTCGGCTGGTATCTAGGATGGGGAGATAGCGTTGGTCTACCTTACCTTTATACTTTGCAG GGACTTTACCTGGTGTACAACCCAGTTTCCCTCTCATATCTTCACTGTGCCATCGTCCTGACCCTTGGCCTGTCTGGATACTACATCTTCCGTGACGTCAACCACCAGAAAGACTACTTCCGCCGCAACGACGGTAACTGCATCATCTGGGGCAAGAAACCAGAGTACATCCAGTGCAGTTATACTTCATCAGATGGCAAACAACGACAAAGTAAACTCCTGGTATCAGGCTGGTGGGGTGTCACCCGTCACATGAACTACACCGGAGATCTGATGGGCTCCCTGGCGTACTGCCTAGCAACCGGGTTCGAACATTTACTGCCGTATTTCTACATCATCCACATGGTAACTTTACTTGTACACCGGTGTCTCCGTGACGAACATCGCTGTAAATGCAAGTACGGAAAGGACTGGGATGTGTACACTGCCCGTGTTCCGTATAGGCTCATACCCGGTGTCTTTTAA
- the LOC139151071 gene encoding 7-dehydrocholesterol reductase-like isoform X4, whose amino-acid sequence MYNTKPTFNVTFTLRIWFYSEVSDMSVAKARSAIRSREAQDTPAVNGQSEVAGKRSGKAGEWGRAWEVDLFTSLGVIGLMILFPVMVFYFFVSCEKYQCALSGPILDIYSGKGVYDMWQMLPKATWSAWKVGLIWLTYQVVQYFVPDILHYILPSYKGGVQLGAVTPAGNQMLYLVNGLQVWVVTHILFFANAFYFKLFSPAIVFDNWGGLLWVANTVGYSLAAFAYVKAHFFPTSREDCKFSGNVFYDYMMGVELNPRIGKWFDFKLFFNGRPGIVAWTIINLSFAFKQYELYGYVTNSMILVNFLQAIYVVDYFWNETWYLNTIDICHEHFGWYLGWGDSVGLPYLYTLQGLYLVYNPVSLSYLHCAIVLTLGLSGYYIFRDVNHQKDYFRRNDGNCIIWGKKPEYIQCSYTSSDGKQRQSKLLVSGWWGVTRHMNYTGDLMGSLAYCLATGFEHLLPYFYIIHMVTLLVHRCLRDEHRCKCKYGKDWDVYTARVPYRLIPGVF is encoded by the exons ATGTACAATACAAAGCCGACATTTAACGTTACTTTCACACTGCGCATTTGGTTCTACTCGGAGGTGTCTG ACATGTCCGTGGCAAAGGCGAGGAGCGCCATCCGCTCGCGGGAGGCCCAAGACACGCCAGCGGTGAACGGCCAGAGTGAAGTGGCGGGAAAACGCAGCGGGAAAGCCGGGGAGTGGGGAAGAGCTTG GGAAGTTGACCTGTTCACCTCCTTGGGCGTCATAGGCTTGATGATACTTTTCCCTGTGATGGTATTCTACTTCTTCGTGTCGTGTGAGAAGTATCAGTGCGCCCTCAGCGGGCCAATTCTGGACATCTACAGCGGCAAGGGCGTGTACGATATGTGGCAAATGCTTCCAAAGGCCACATGGAGTGCTTGGAAAGTTGGCCTCATCTGGCTCACGTACCAG GTTGTACAGTATTTCGTCCCAGACATTTTACACTACATTTTACCAAGCTACAAAGGTGGTGTTCAACTCGGTGCGGTAACGCCAGCGGGAAACCAAATGTTGTACCTGGTCAACGGTCTTCAGGTCTGGGTCGTCACACACATCCTCTTCTTTGCCAATGCCTTCTATTTCAAGCTGTTCTCGCCGGCCATCGTCTTCGACAACTGGGGCGGTCTGCTTTGGGTTGCTAACACCGTCGGCTACTCCCTTGCCGCGTTCGCTTACGTAAAGGCGCACTTCTTTCCGACCAGCAGAGAAGACTGCAAATTCAGCGGCAATGTTTTTTATGACTATATGATGGGCGTGGAGCTGAATCCAAGGATAGGCAAGTGGTTTGACTTTAAGCTGTTCTTCAACGGCCGGCCAGGCATTGTTGCCTGGACCATCATCAACTTGTCCTTCGCCTTTAAGCAGTACGAACTGTATGGCTACGTGACCAACTCCATGATCTTGGTGAACTTCCTCCAGGCAATCTACGTGGTTGACTACTTTTGGAACGAAACTTGGTACCTAAACACCATCGACATCTGCCATGAACACTTCGGCTGGTATCTAGGATGGGGAGATAGCGTTGGTCTACCTTACCTTTATACTTTGCAG GGACTTTACCTGGTGTACAACCCAGTTTCCCTCTCATATCTTCACTGTGCCATCGTCCTGACCCTTGGCCTGTCTGGATACTACATCTTCCGTGACGTCAACCACCAGAAAGACTACTTCCGCCGCAACGACGGTAACTGCATCATCTGGGGCAAGAAACCAGAGTACATCCAGTGCAGTTATACTTCATCAGATGGCAAACAACGACAAAGTAAACTCCTGGTATCAGGCTGGTGGGGTGTCACCCGTCACATGAACTACACCGGAGATCTGATGGGCTCCCTGGCGTACTGCCTAGCAACCGGGTTCGAACATTTACTGCCGTATTTCTACATCATCCACATGGTAACTTTACTTGTACACCGGTGTCTCCGTGACGAACATCGCTGTAAATGCAAGTACGGAAAGGACTGGGATGTGTACACTGCCCGTGTTCCGTATAGGCTCATACCCGGTGTCTTTTAA
- the LOC139151071 gene encoding 7-dehydrocholesterol reductase-like isoform X2 translates to MRYLVISDMSVAKARSAIRSREAQDTPAVNGQSEVAGKRSGKAGEWGRAWEVDLFTSLGVIGLMILFPVMVFYFFVSCEKYQCALSGPILDIYSGKGVYDMWQMLPKATWSAWKVGLIWLTYQVVQYFVPDILHYILPSYKGGVQLGAVTPAGNQMLYLVNGLQVWVVTHILFFANAFYFKLFSPAIVFDNWGGLLWVANTVGYSLAAFAYVKAHFFPTSREDCKFSGNVFYDYMMGVELNPRIGKWFDFKLFFNGRPGIVAWTIINLSFAFKQYELYGYVTNSMILVNFLQAIYVVDYFWNETWYLNTIDICHEHFGWYLGWGDSVGLPYLYTLQGLYLVYNPVSLSYLHCAIVLTLGLSGYYIFRDVNHQKDYFRRNDGNCIIWGKKPEYIQCSYTSSDGKQRQSKLLVSGWWGVTRHMNYTGDLMGSLAYCLATGFEHLLPYFYIIHMVTLLVHRCLRDEHRCKCKYGKDWDVYTARVPYRLIPGVF, encoded by the exons ATGAGGTACCTCGTCATCTCAG ACATGTCCGTGGCAAAGGCGAGGAGCGCCATCCGCTCGCGGGAGGCCCAAGACACGCCAGCGGTGAACGGCCAGAGTGAAGTGGCGGGAAAACGCAGCGGGAAAGCCGGGGAGTGGGGAAGAGCTTG GGAAGTTGACCTGTTCACCTCCTTGGGCGTCATAGGCTTGATGATACTTTTCCCTGTGATGGTATTCTACTTCTTCGTGTCGTGTGAGAAGTATCAGTGCGCCCTCAGCGGGCCAATTCTGGACATCTACAGCGGCAAGGGCGTGTACGATATGTGGCAAATGCTTCCAAAGGCCACATGGAGTGCTTGGAAAGTTGGCCTCATCTGGCTCACGTACCAG GTTGTACAGTATTTCGTCCCAGACATTTTACACTACATTTTACCAAGCTACAAAGGTGGTGTTCAACTCGGTGCGGTAACGCCAGCGGGAAACCAAATGTTGTACCTGGTCAACGGTCTTCAGGTCTGGGTCGTCACACACATCCTCTTCTTTGCCAATGCCTTCTATTTCAAGCTGTTCTCGCCGGCCATCGTCTTCGACAACTGGGGCGGTCTGCTTTGGGTTGCTAACACCGTCGGCTACTCCCTTGCCGCGTTCGCTTACGTAAAGGCGCACTTCTTTCCGACCAGCAGAGAAGACTGCAAATTCAGCGGCAATGTTTTTTATGACTATATGATGGGCGTGGAGCTGAATCCAAGGATAGGCAAGTGGTTTGACTTTAAGCTGTTCTTCAACGGCCGGCCAGGCATTGTTGCCTGGACCATCATCAACTTGTCCTTCGCCTTTAAGCAGTACGAACTGTATGGCTACGTGACCAACTCCATGATCTTGGTGAACTTCCTCCAGGCAATCTACGTGGTTGACTACTTTTGGAACGAAACTTGGTACCTAAACACCATCGACATCTGCCATGAACACTTCGGCTGGTATCTAGGATGGGGAGATAGCGTTGGTCTACCTTACCTTTATACTTTGCAG GGACTTTACCTGGTGTACAACCCAGTTTCCCTCTCATATCTTCACTGTGCCATCGTCCTGACCCTTGGCCTGTCTGGATACTACATCTTCCGTGACGTCAACCACCAGAAAGACTACTTCCGCCGCAACGACGGTAACTGCATCATCTGGGGCAAGAAACCAGAGTACATCCAGTGCAGTTATACTTCATCAGATGGCAAACAACGACAAAGTAAACTCCTGGTATCAGGCTGGTGGGGTGTCACCCGTCACATGAACTACACCGGAGATCTGATGGGCTCCCTGGCGTACTGCCTAGCAACCGGGTTCGAACATTTACTGCCGTATTTCTACATCATCCACATGGTAACTTTACTTGTACACCGGTGTCTCCGTGACGAACATCGCTGTAAATGCAAGTACGGAAAGGACTGGGATGTGTACACTGCCCGTGTTCCGTATAGGCTCATACCCGGTGTCTTTTAA
- the LOC139151071 gene encoding 7-dehydrocholesterol reductase-like isoform X3, which produces MSVAKARSAIRSREAQDTPAVNGQSEVAGKRSGKAGEWGRAWEVDLFTSLGVIGLMILFPVMVFYFFVSCEKYQCALSGPILDIYSGKGVYDMWQMLPKATWSAWKVGLIWLTYQVVQYFVPDILHYILPSYKGGVQLGAVTPAGNQMLYLVNGLQVWVVTHILFFANAFYFKLFSPAIVFDNWGGLLWVANTVGYSLAAFAYVKAHFFPTSREDCKFSGNVFYDYMMGVELNPRIGKWFDFKLFFNGRPGIVAWTIINLSFAFKQYELYGYVTNSMILVNFLQAIYVVDYFWNETWYLNTIDICHEHFGWYLGWGDSVGLPYLYTLQGLYLVYNPVSLSYLHCAIVLTLGLSGYYIFRDVNHQKDYFRRNDGNCIIWGKKPEYIQCSYTSSDGKQRQSKLLVSGWWGVTRHMNYTGDLMGSLAYCLATGFEHLLPYFYIIHMVTLLVHRCLRDEHRCKCKYGKDWDVYTARVPYRLIPGVF; this is translated from the exons ATGTCCGTGGCAAAGGCGAGGAGCGCCATCCGCTCGCGGGAGGCCCAAGACACGCCAGCGGTGAACGGCCAGAGTGAAGTGGCGGGAAAACGCAGCGGGAAAGCCGGGGAGTGGGGAAGAGCTTG GGAAGTTGACCTGTTCACCTCCTTGGGCGTCATAGGCTTGATGATACTTTTCCCTGTGATGGTATTCTACTTCTTCGTGTCGTGTGAGAAGTATCAGTGCGCCCTCAGCGGGCCAATTCTGGACATCTACAGCGGCAAGGGCGTGTACGATATGTGGCAAATGCTTCCAAAGGCCACATGGAGTGCTTGGAAAGTTGGCCTCATCTGGCTCACGTACCAG GTTGTACAGTATTTCGTCCCAGACATTTTACACTACATTTTACCAAGCTACAAAGGTGGTGTTCAACTCGGTGCGGTAACGCCAGCGGGAAACCAAATGTTGTACCTGGTCAACGGTCTTCAGGTCTGGGTCGTCACACACATCCTCTTCTTTGCCAATGCCTTCTATTTCAAGCTGTTCTCGCCGGCCATCGTCTTCGACAACTGGGGCGGTCTGCTTTGGGTTGCTAACACCGTCGGCTACTCCCTTGCCGCGTTCGCTTACGTAAAGGCGCACTTCTTTCCGACCAGCAGAGAAGACTGCAAATTCAGCGGCAATGTTTTTTATGACTATATGATGGGCGTGGAGCTGAATCCAAGGATAGGCAAGTGGTTTGACTTTAAGCTGTTCTTCAACGGCCGGCCAGGCATTGTTGCCTGGACCATCATCAACTTGTCCTTCGCCTTTAAGCAGTACGAACTGTATGGCTACGTGACCAACTCCATGATCTTGGTGAACTTCCTCCAGGCAATCTACGTGGTTGACTACTTTTGGAACGAAACTTGGTACCTAAACACCATCGACATCTGCCATGAACACTTCGGCTGGTATCTAGGATGGGGAGATAGCGTTGGTCTACCTTACCTTTATACTTTGCAG GGACTTTACCTGGTGTACAACCCAGTTTCCCTCTCATATCTTCACTGTGCCATCGTCCTGACCCTTGGCCTGTCTGGATACTACATCTTCCGTGACGTCAACCACCAGAAAGACTACTTCCGCCGCAACGACGGTAACTGCATCATCTGGGGCAAGAAACCAGAGTACATCCAGTGCAGTTATACTTCATCAGATGGCAAACAACGACAAAGTAAACTCCTGGTATCAGGCTGGTGGGGTGTCACCCGTCACATGAACTACACCGGAGATCTGATGGGCTCCCTGGCGTACTGCCTAGCAACCGGGTTCGAACATTTACTGCCGTATTTCTACATCATCCACATGGTAACTTTACTTGTACACCGGTGTCTCCGTGACGAACATCGCTGTAAATGCAAGTACGGAAAGGACTGGGATGTGTACACTGCCCGTGTTCCGTATAGGCTCATACCCGGTGTCTTTTAA